From Mesorhizobium sp. Pch-S:
CAAGCCGCTCGACGGCGCGCGGCGACAGGATCAGCATGCCATGTGCGCCTTCGCCACCGAGCGCCTTCTGCCAGGAGAAGGTGACGACGTCGAGCTTGGCGAAATCGAGCCGCTGGGCGAAGGCCGCCGACGTGGCGTCGCAGATGGTCAGCCCCTTGCGGTCGGCGGGAATGAAATCGCCGTTGGGCACGCGCACGCCGGACGTCGTACCATTCCAGGTGAAGACGACGTCGCGGTCGAAATCGATCTTGGTCAGGTCGGGCAGTTCGCCGTAAGGCGCTTCGAGCTTGCGCACGTCTTCGAGCTTCAGCTGCTTGACCACATCGGTGATCCAGCCGGCGCCGAAGCTTTCCCAGGCGACCATGTCGACGCCGCGCTCGCCGAGCAGCGACCAGAGCGCCATTTCGACGGCACCGGTGTCGGAGGCCGGCACGATGCCGATGCGATAGTCGGCGGGGACCTGCAGAATTTCACGGGTGAGGTCGATGGCGTCGGCCAGCTTGACCTTGCCGATCTTGGCGCGGTGCGAGCGACCCAAGGCAGCATTCTTGAGCGCCTCGACCGACCAGCCGGGACGTTTCGCGCAGGGACCTGAGGAGAAATTGGGGTTGGCCGGACGCACGTCCGGCGTGGGGAGAGCAGTCATCGTGGTCTATCCTTCCAGATAGTAAGCCCCTCGGTGGGGAGGGGTGGCCCACGGACGGCGATAGGACTTCAGCCTGCCGACGTCAAGAGCAAAGTTTTTGTCGTTTGCGGGATATTCGCTTCGGGGCAACGGCAAAGCCACAAAAACAAACGGCAGGCCCGCAGCCTGCCGTTTGTTTTTCAGAAGAGTGGAGGTGTCCTACCAGAGATCGTAGCGAACACCGACCTTGAACTGGTGATAGTCGATGCCCTTGTTCAGGACCACGGCGTTGTTGTCGAATGAAACGTAGCGCGCGCTCGGTGCCGATTTGTATTCGTAGCCGAAGTCGAGTTCGACGTTCTTCGAGACCTGATAGGCAAAGCCGGCATTGAGCGAATAGATCAGGCCAAGCTGCTTCTCCGCGTCGGCAGAACCCTCATAGGTCGAAGCGTCGTCGCACCTGAAAGCTGTGGTTGTTGTTACGTTGCCGCCCTGAATCACTGTGGGAGACGGTTCGGTGCAATGGCGATCGCCCGTCGAGCTGCGATACCTGGAGTAGATCAGGCCAAGGCCCCCGCCGATGTAAGGTGTCACTCCGGCAAACGTGCCGAGATCGACGAAGAGGTTGGCGGTGCCATCGAAGGCACTGTTGGTGCCGGCATTCTGCCCCTGGCAATTTTGCGATACGCGCCGGCTGTCGACAAAAACCGAATCTTCCACGCCGGGATTGCGAATAACCGTCGTCGTCGTCTGAGTTCCCTCGCAGCTCGACAGGAAGTCAGTCGAGAATTCGCTTTTCGGCAGGAGGCCGAGGTTGAGCTCGGCGCGCAGGTAATCGGTGAGGTGATAGCCTATGCCGACCGAACCGGAGACCGGATTGGTGCTTGACGAGAAAGCCGCGCTGTTCTCGAAATACTTGTAGGGTTTGTTGAAGTTGTACCCGACGTCGCCGCGCAGATACCATCCCGAACCAACTTCCACCGGTTGATATTCCGGCGCCTGATCAACATAGATCGGCGGATCGTAGTCGGCAGCAAGCGCCGATATTGGCGGCAGAAGCACTGCAGAAGCCAGAGCCAGCGCTATGTGCAATTTGAATTGCATGGATTCAAGCTCCCAAACCCGCGCCGATCACCACGCGATCACGGCCCCGTCTGAGAGCATTCTTAACTATAGTGGTTAAGTCACCGTTAAGGATAACGAACCGTTACCCATTTGATCTTGCTCAGCTTGGCGAACGCTTGAACGTCCTGCCTCAGCGTTCGGTCAGCTTCAGCTCGATACGGCGATTCTTGGATCGTGCATCGTCGGTCTCGGCAGCATCCAGCGGCTGATATTCGCCGAAGCCCGCTGCGACCAGCCGATTTGCCGGAACACCATTGGCGATCAGGAATTTGACCACGGAGGTCGCGCGTGCGGACGACAGTTCCCAATTGTCCTTGAAACGTCCGGTACCCGAAAGCTGCCGATTGTCGGTATGTCCATCGACACGAAGCACCCAGTTGATCTCGGGCGGAATTTCCTTCTGCAGCTCGATGATCGCATCGGCCAGCTTCTTCATCTCGACCTTGCCGGCATCGTTGATTTCTTCGGAGCCGACCGGGAAAAGCACTTCGGACTGGAAAACGAAACGATCGCCAACGATGCGGATGTTTTCGCGGTCGGAAAGAATCTCACGCAGGCGGCCGAAGAAATCCGAACGGTAGCGGTTCAACTCCTGCACGCGCTGGGCGAGCGCGACGTTGAGGCGACGACCGAGATCGGCGATCTTTGTGTTGGATTCGCGGTCTCGTGTTTCGGACGCGTTCAGCGCATCCTCAAGGGCGGCTATCTGCTTGCGCAATGCCGAAATCTGCTGGTTGAGCAGCTCGACCTGGCTCAATGCACGCTGGCTGACCTGGCGTTCGGTGTCCAGTTCTCCCTCCAGCTTGGTCGCACGCTGGCTGGCGGCATTGCCTGCACCTGAGCCGGCGTCCAGCAATTGTTGCAGGCGGCTTTTTTCTGCCTCGACTGCGGAGAGTGAAGCCTGCAGATTGGCCAGCGAATCCTGGGCGTCCTGACTGTTGCTCTTTTCCAGAGCCAGAAGCTGCGTCAGTTCGTTGATCTGTGCGTTGAGCCGGTTGAGCACCACATCCTTGCCCGAAATCTCGCGGCTGAGCAGGAACTGCGCCAGTACGAAGACGGAAAGCAGGAACATGATGGCGAGCAGAAGCGTTGAAAGCGCGTCGACAAAGCCCGGCCAATAGTCGATGTGGCGATAGCTGCGTCGCCCTCTAGCGAGCGCCATTTAGTTGGGCTCCCGGCTTTTCAGGGCCGCAGCGATCTTTTCCAATGTGGCGCGCATCGCCTTCTGCTCGTCGGATTGCGCTTCCACCCAGTCGCGCATGATCTGCTGTTCCGAGCGCATGTTCTTGACCAGACCGGAAATGCCATCGGCCAGATTGGCCATGGCGGTCGCGACCCGCGGGCTGGAACTGTCGCTCTCGCTCATATGACGCAGGCGCTCCGAAAGGGCACGCAATTCGTCAGAGGAGTCCGAACGCGTTGCTTCGCTGGTGCCGACGTCTGAAGAAAGGTCGGTGACCGTCGACAGCCAGTTCTCAAGCTCGGTGTAGAAGCGGTTCTGCGCACGGCCGGCCTGCAGGTCGAGGAAACCAAGCACAAGTGAACCGGAAAGGCCGAACAGCGAGGACGAAAAAGCCGTGCCCATGCCGGACAAGGGAGCTGACAGGCCCTGCTTCAACGCATCGAGCACGGCTGCTGCGTCGCCCGAGCCGGGATCGAGCGACTGGATCGTCTCGCTGATCGAACCGATCGTATGCAGCAGGCCCCAGAAGGTGCCGAGCAGGCCGAGAAAAACCAGCAATCCGACCAGATAGCGCGAGGTGTCGCGGCTTTCGTCGAGACGGGTGCCGATCGAGTCGAGCATCGTCCGCATGGCGCTGGTCGAAAAAGCGAGCGAGGACGAGCGACCGATCATCGCTTTCATAGGGGCAAGCAGCACCGGCTCGGTGGTTTCGGAACCAGCCCGGAACGAATTCACCCAGCGCACTTCGCGAAACAGCCTGCCAACCTGGACGAATGCCAGCAGGATGCCGACGACAAGCACGCCGACGATCAAGCCGTTGAGGCCGGGATTGGTAACGAAAGCCGTCTGGATCTGACGGGAAAGGACAATGGCGATGAAGGCGACGATGGCCAGAAATATCACCATAGTCAGCACGAAAACCTGCGGGCTGGAAAGCTTGTGCGGATCGTAGCTCAGCACATCCGAACCCCGGCCAGCAGTCATGGATTTGAGAAAGGTCATTCCTGCCCCGTTTGCGATGTCGTCGCCGAATAGGATTGCCGTGACTCTAAACGGAAATGTGACGAAATTGGAAGGCGCCGAAATGCTGTGTCACAGCCGGTTGATGACCAGGCTGTCCAGCATGGCCGCAAAATGCAGGCCCGCGCCGGTGACCACGAAGCCGTGCCACAGCGCGTTATGGAAGCGC
This genomic window contains:
- a CDS encoding phosphoserine transaminase is translated as MTALPTPDVRPANPNFSSGPCAKRPGWSVEALKNAALGRSHRAKIGKVKLADAIDLTREILQVPADYRIGIVPASDTGAVEMALWSLLGERGVDMVAWESFGAGWITDVVKQLKLEDVRKLEAPYGELPDLTKIDFDRDVVFTWNGTTSGVRVPNGDFIPADRKGLTICDATSAAFAQRLDFAKLDVVTFSWQKALGGEGAHGMLILSPRAVERLETYKPAWPLPKIFRLTSGGKLIEGIFKGETINTPSMLCVEDYLDALNWAKHLGGLDALIARADANFATLDAFVQKSAWLDNLAVVPGTRSNTSICLSIVDPDVIALDAEGQAAFAKGIVSALDKQGVAFDIGHYRDAPPGLRIWAGATVETADLVALTAWLDWAFANQKAAFKAAA
- a CDS encoding peptidoglycan -binding protein; this encodes MALARGRRSYRHIDYWPGFVDALSTLLLAIMFLLSVFVLAQFLLSREISGKDVVLNRLNAQINELTQLLALEKSNSQDAQDSLANLQASLSAVEAEKSRLQQLLDAGSGAGNAASQRATKLEGELDTERQVSQRALSQVELLNQQISALRKQIAALEDALNASETRDRESNTKIADLGRRLNVALAQRVQELNRYRSDFFGRLREILSDRENIRIVGDRFVFQSEVLFPVGSEEINDAGKVEMKKLADAIIELQKEIPPEINWVLRVDGHTDNRQLSGTGRFKDNWELSSARATSVVKFLIANGVPANRLVAAGFGEYQPLDAAETDDARSKNRRIELKLTER
- a CDS encoding MotA/TolQ/ExbB proton channel family protein; the protein is MTFLKSMTAGRGSDVLSYDPHKLSSPQVFVLTMVIFLAIVAFIAIVLSRQIQTAFVTNPGLNGLIVGVLVVGILLAFVQVGRLFREVRWVNSFRAGSETTEPVLLAPMKAMIGRSSSLAFSTSAMRTMLDSIGTRLDESRDTSRYLVGLLVFLGLLGTFWGLLHTIGSISETIQSLDPGSGDAAAVLDALKQGLSAPLSGMGTAFSSSLFGLSGSLVLGFLDLQAGRAQNRFYTELENWLSTVTDLSSDVGTSEATRSDSSDELRALSERLRHMSESDSSSPRVATAMANLADGISGLVKNMRSEQQIMRDWVEAQSDEQKAMRATLEKIAAALKSREPN
- a CDS encoding outer membrane beta-barrel protein, translated to MQFKLHIALALASAVLLPPISALAADYDPPIYVDQAPEYQPVEVGSGWYLRGDVGYNFNKPYKYFENSAAFSSSTNPVSGSVGIGYHLTDYLRAELNLGLLPKSEFSTDFLSSCEGTQTTTTVIRNPGVEDSVFVDSRRVSQNCQGQNAGTNSAFDGTANLFVDLGTFAGVTPYIGGGLGLIYSRYRSSTGDRHCTEPSPTVIQGGNVTTTTAFRCDDASTYEGSADAEKQLGLIYSLNAGFAYQVSKNVELDFGYEYKSAPSARYVSFDNNAVVLNKGIDYHQFKVGVRYDLW